The following coding sequences are from one Nicotiana tabacum cultivar K326 chromosome 1, ASM71507v2, whole genome shotgun sequence window:
- the LOC142164595 gene encoding uncharacterized protein LOC142164595, whose product MVDMSLEAREAVIQLLKFHITRAQQRMKDTADKKRTDRSFSMGDWVYLKLQPYKHVSVATRPSNKLADKYFGPYLIVEKIGAVAYRLLLPTDVLIHPTFHVSQLKKCLEVPTTINHPPVFHLSSPYCLTPEYILERRMVNKGNKVVWQVLVKWAGIDALQATWEYMSELQHRFPAFHP is encoded by the coding sequence ATGGTTGACATGTCCCTCGAAGCCAGAGAGGCAGTGATTCAGTTGCTAAAATTCCATATCACACGAGCTCAACAGAGAATGAAGGATACTGCTGATAAAAAAAGGACCGATAGGTCCTTTAGTATGGGTGATTGGGTCTACCTGAAGCTCCAACCTTACAAACATGTATCAGTTGCTACTCGACCCTCCAACAAGTTGGCAGATAAATATTTTGGGCCCTATCTTATTGTTGAGAAGATTGGTGCAGTTGCCTATAGACTGTTACTTCCTACTGATGTACTGATTCACCCTACCTTTCATGTCTCACAACTTAAGAAGTGTCTTGAGGTTCCTACTACCATTAACCACCCTCCGGTTTTCCATCTTTCCAGTCCATATTGCCTTACTCCTGAATATATTTTAGAGAGGCGAATGGTTAATAAGGGTAACAAAGTTGTATGGCAAGTTTTAGTTAAATGGGCAGGTATTGATGCCCTACAAGCAACTTGGGAATATATGTCAGAATTACAACACCGCTTCCCTGCATTCCATCCTTGA